From Actinosynnema mirum DSM 43827, a single genomic window includes:
- a CDS encoding non-ribosomal peptide synthetase, producing MNAPGAPLSGYELFARWAEDDPTRPAVDDGAEVVTYGALRRHADALATRIAASGVHPGDAVGLLVGGGYEFVVSVLAVWRAGAAYVPLPPAQPRARARIALTDTSAPLVIADHEPSPPIRGPKVLRVDRPGVAAEPADVPGPLAYVLYTSGSTGSPKGVAIGHEGVVNLALAVAEHFGDLDGARVLQFARPTFDAWVWELAMSLLSGGVLCLPPDGTVLAGVELARVLRKLRVTHLSAAPSLLGSLPTGGLPHLRTLVSGGEPVTQALVDRWAGRVRLVNAYGPTETTVCATLGACAPGERPTIGRPLRGVTVLLRREDGATAAPGEVGEVLIGGPGVGRGYVNRPEQTDESFLTDPHSDRPGALLYRTGDLARLLPSGDLEFIGRIDRQLNVRGHRVEPGEVEAALCRHPMITGAVVTADGRGGMLAHLETDWAVPVPELRAFLKETLPEHLVPSVFVPVHRLPLTAHGKVDHAALPTPDRSRPLLGHDYVAPRGQVERELAALWSVLLDVDLVGAVDDFAALGGTSVDLLRLRDEVAARWGVRLAAAELVEARTVRLLANRVTTPVPQQRTPPPGARRGRVPEREGNA from the coding sequence GTGAACGCGCCGGGAGCGCCCCTGAGCGGCTACGAGCTCTTCGCCCGCTGGGCCGAGGACGACCCCACGCGGCCCGCCGTCGACGACGGCGCCGAGGTGGTCACCTACGGCGCGCTGCGCAGGCACGCGGACGCGCTCGCCACCCGGATCGCCGCCTCGGGCGTCCACCCCGGCGACGCGGTCGGGCTGCTGGTCGGCGGCGGGTACGAGTTCGTGGTGTCGGTGCTGGCGGTGTGGCGGGCCGGGGCCGCGTACGTGCCCCTGCCGCCCGCGCAGCCGCGCGCCCGCGCCCGGATCGCGCTGACCGACACGTCCGCGCCGCTGGTGATCGCCGACCACGAGCCGTCGCCGCCGATCCGAGGGCCGAAGGTGCTGCGCGTGGACCGGCCGGGCGTCGCGGCCGAGCCCGCCGACGTGCCGGGGCCGCTCGCGTACGTGCTGTACACCTCGGGGTCGACCGGCTCGCCCAAGGGCGTCGCCATCGGGCACGAGGGCGTGGTGAACCTGGCTCTGGCCGTCGCGGAGCACTTCGGCGACCTGGACGGGGCGCGCGTGCTCCAGTTCGCCCGGCCCACCTTCGACGCGTGGGTGTGGGAGCTGGCGATGAGCCTGCTGTCCGGCGGGGTGCTGTGCCTGCCGCCGGATGGGACCGTGCTGGCCGGGGTCGAGCTGGCGCGGGTGCTGCGCAAGCTGCGCGTCACGCACCTGTCGGCGGCGCCGTCGCTGCTCGGGTCGCTGCCCACCGGCGGGCTGCCGCACCTGCGGACCCTGGTGTCCGGTGGCGAGCCCGTGACGCAGGCGCTCGTGGACCGGTGGGCGGGGCGGGTGCGGCTGGTCAACGCGTACGGGCCGACCGAGACCACGGTGTGCGCGACGCTCGGCGCGTGCGCGCCCGGCGAGCGGCCCACCATCGGGCGCCCGCTGCGCGGGGTGACCGTGCTGCTGCGCCGCGAGGACGGGGCCACCGCCGCGCCCGGCGAGGTCGGCGAGGTGCTGATCGGCGGGCCGGGCGTGGGGCGCGGGTACGTGAACCGGCCGGAGCAGACCGACGAGAGCTTCCTGACCGACCCGCACTCCGACCGGCCGGGCGCGCTGCTGTACCGCACCGGCGACCTGGCGCGGCTGCTGCCCAGCGGGGACCTGGAGTTCATCGGGCGGATCGACCGGCAGCTCAACGTGCGCGGGCACCGGGTGGAGCCGGGCGAGGTCGAGGCGGCGCTGTGCAGGCACCCGATGATCACCGGGGCGGTGGTGACGGCGGACGGGCGCGGCGGGATGCTGGCGCACCTGGAGACCGACTGGGCGGTGCCGGTGCCGGAGCTGCGGGCGTTCCTCAAGGAGACCCTGCCGGAACACCTGGTGCCGTCGGTGTTCGTGCCCGTCCACCGCCTGCCGCTGACCGCGCACGGCAAGGTCGACCACGCCGCCCTCCCCACCCCGGACCGCTCCCGCCCGCTCCTGGGCCACGACTACGTCGCGCCGCGCGGGCAGGTGGAGCGCGAGCTGGCGGCGCTGTGGTCGGTGCTGCTGGACGTGGACCTCGTGGGGGCGGTCGACGACTTCGCCGCGCTCGGCGGCACCTCGGTGGACCTGCTGCGGCTGCGGGACGAGGTCGCGGCGCGGTGGGGGGTGCGGCTGGCGGCGGCGGAACTGGTGGAGGCGCGCACGGTCCGCCTCCTGGCGAACCGGGTGACCACCCCGGTCCCGCAGCAGCGGACCCCGCCGCCGGGGGCGCGGCGGGGGCGGGTGCCGGAGCGGGAGGGGAACGCCTGA